In Humulus lupulus chromosome 7, drHumLupu1.1, whole genome shotgun sequence, the following are encoded in one genomic region:
- the LOC133789449 gene encoding germin-like protein subfamily 1 member 17 has protein sequence MKGVHFFLSLAALALAASIASASDPSPLQDFCVAVDEPHKASVFVNGKFCKDPMLAKAEDFFFSGLNVPRDTHNPVGSNVTQLNVDKIPGLNTLGITLVRIDYAPYGQNPPHTHPRGSEILVVAKGTLYVGFVSSNQDGNRLFTKVLKEGDVFVFPIGMIHFQFNPEHAPAVAFAGLSSQNAGTITIANSVFGSNPAINPDVLAKAFQVDKNVIDKLQKQFWYDNDN, from the exons ATGAAAGGtgttcatttttttctttcacttGCTGCCTTGGCTTTGGCAGCCTCCATAGCCTCTGCCTCTGACCCAAGCCCTCTCCAAGACTTCTGTGTGGCAGTAGATGAGCCCCACAAAGCTT CAGTGTTTGTGAATGGGAAATTCTGCAAGGATCCCATGCTTGCCAAGGCTGAGGATTTCTTCTTTTCTGGGCTCAACGTTCCAAGAGACACACACAACCCAGTTGGATCTAATGTGACACAACTGAATGTGGACAAGATCCCAGGACTCAACACTCTTGGAATAACATTGGTTCGCATTGACTATGCACCATATGGCCAGAACCCACCTCACACTCATCCTCGTGGCTCTGAGATCCTAGTTGTTGCCAAGGGAACTCTCTACGTGGGCTTTGTGTCATCGAACCAAGACGGAAACCGGCTATTTACCAAGGTTTTGAAAGAGGGAGATGTATTTGTGTTCCCAATAGGTATGATTCACTTTCAGTTCAATCCAGAACATGCTCCAGCAGTTGCCTTTGCTGGTCTGAGCAGCCAAAACGCAGGAACCATTACCATTGCAAACTCGGTGTTTGGATCAAATCCTGCCATTAACCCTGATGTCCTTGCCAAGGCTTTCCAAGTTGACAAGAATGTGATTGACAAACTTCAAAAGCAGTTTTGGTATGATAACGACAACTAA
- the LOC133789450 gene encoding germin-like protein subfamily 1 member 17: MKSVHFFLALAALALAASIASASDPSPLQDFCVAVDEPHKALFVNGKFCKDPKLAKAEDFFFSGVNVPRDTHNPVGSNVTQLNVDKIPGLNTLGITLVRIDYAPYGQNPPHTHPRGSEILVVAKGTLYVGFVSSNQDGNRLFTKVLKEGDVFVFPIGMIHFQFNPEHAPAVAFAGLSSQNAGTITIANSVFGSNPAINPDVLAKAFQVDKNVIDKLQKQFWYDNDN; encoded by the exons ATGAAAAGTGTTCATTTTTTTCTTGCACTTGCTGCCTTGGCTTTAGCAGCCTCCATAGCCTCTGCCTCCGACCCAAGCCCTCTCCAAGACTTCTGTGTGGCCGTAGATGAGCCCCACAAAGCTT TGTTTGTGAATGGGAAATTCTGCAAGGATCCCAAGCTTGCCAAGGCTGAGGATTTCTTCTTTTCTGGGGTCAACGTTCCGAGAGACACACACAACCCAGTTGGATCTAATGTGACACAACTGAATGTGGACAAGATCCCAGGACTCAACACTCTTGGAATAACATTGGTTCGCATTGACTATGCACCATATGGCCAGAACCCACCTCACACTCATCCTCGTGGCTCTGAGATCCTAGTTGTTGCCAAGGGAACTCTCTACGTGGGCTTTGTGTCATCGAACCAAGATGGAAACCGGCTATTTACCAAGGTTTTGAAAGAGGGAGATGTATTTGTGTTCCCAATAGGTATGATTCACTTTCAGTTCAATCCAGAACATGCTCCAGCAGTTGCCTTTGCTGGTCTGAGCAGCCAAAACGCAGGAACCATTACCATTGCAAACTCGGTGTTTGGATCAAATCCTGCCATTAACCCTGATGTCCTTGCTAAGGCTTTCCAAGTTGACAAGAATGTGATTGACAAACTTCAAAAGCAGTTTTGGTATGATAACGACAACTAA